From Eremothecium sinecaudum strain ATCC 58844 chromosome V, complete sequence, a single genomic window includes:
- the TOP2 gene encoding DNA topoisomerase 2 (Syntenic homolog of Ashbya gossypii AER410W; Syntenic homolog of Saccharomyces cerevisiae YNL088W (TOP2)) — protein MTKEKNASDLYQRISQLEHILKRPDTYIGSVEMQDSLQWVYDEETDCMIEKQINTVPGLFKIFDEILVNAADNKVRDPSMKKIEVVINREENMIEIKNDGNGIPIQIHDKEGIYIPELIFGYLLTSSNYDDDEKKVTGGRNGYGAKLCNIFSTEFHLETADPKTGQKYYQKWENNMSVCYPPKITSYKKGPSYTKVSFKPDLKRFGMDVLDNDIIGVMRRRVYDINASVRGVNVYLNGVNLKIKSFKNYIELYMRSLVKKKLLQEGATPEELTEKANISSIVYERVNDRWEVGFAVSEVSFQQVSFVNSIATTLGGTHVNYVTDQIVKKVAESLSKEKKNIKPFQIKNNMFIFINCLIENPAFTSQTKEQLTTRIKDFGSKCEISSDFVKKIMKTELATKIFEIVNANAAKVLKKTDGSRKNRITDYPKLEDANKAGTKDGYKCTLVLTEGDSALSLAVAGLAVVGRDYYGCYPLRGKILNVRDATIDQVSKNKEIQAIKKIMGLQHHKKYKEEDIKHLRYGHVMIMTDQDHDGSHIKGLLINFFESTFPGLLDIPGFLIEFITPIMKVTILKPRRQVLPFYNIPDYDKWREEESYKYTWKTKYYKGLGTSTQQEAREYFSALDVHIKKFHALDEGDSSLIDLAFNKRKADDRKEWLKQYQPGTVLDPYLTEIPISDFINKELILFSLADNIRSIPHLLDGFKPSQRKVIYGSLKKNLINSEIKVQGLASYVTGLTAYHHSEQSLVQTIVSLAQDFVGANNIYLLMPNGAFGTRAAGGKDCAAPRYIFTQLNKLTKHIFNPLDNKLLTYIDDDGQTVEPQWYVPILPMVLVNGAEGIGTGWSTSIPPFNPLDIVKNLRNLMNDKEVEDMAPWFRGWKGSLEKIDAQRYRIYGRIEQVGENTLEITELPARTWTGTIKEHLLLGLSGNEKVKPWIKDMQEQHGASIKFVVTLSPEEMEKTRKIGFYERFKLVSTINLSNMVLFDAQSKIKQYTDVKDILIDFYFVRLEYYQKRKDYIVQQLRWEMEKLSFQVKFIKMIIDGDLVISKKARNVLMEELEQLGFPRFDSKGCPHYEKLASEQGAVDSDNEIQVPEVVEEELEEDPDVVIGSKDKFGTFEYLLSMRIWSLTKEKYEKLIQEKQAKETELEKLLNMSAKDLWNDDLDQFMKEYDEFIKYDTEVRETITPDASNKARGKKRKKGDDDEYDPKTKKKPAKGTKKIKTEPAVERILIEPSVVVPSKKPARIKSETSSRSASAEDTTPAPILKKEQSASAPEEPTTVFDETTSDSNDALSIISKFKKASANFDNATESAAAAANPTNPPKSTDKKLKTSAANSKKKAKPRKKPVLDDSDLDLEIDMEPILTKGTRATRNKSTKPSYTVDLSDDSFTEEGNVSDSENDQEDPLSEQDSDASFVEEESE, from the coding sequence ATGACGAAAGAAAAGAATGCCTCTGACTTATATCAGAGGATCTCTCAGTTGGAGCATATCCTTAAGAGACCTGATACATATATTGGGTCTGTAGAAATGCAGGATTCTCTACAGTGGGTTTACGATGAGGAAACTGACTGCATGATAGAAAAGCAAATTAATACTGTTCCTGGTTTATTTAAGATCTTTGATGAAATTTTGGTGAATGCTGCTGATAATAAAGTTCGTGATCCCTCCATGAAGAAAATAGAAGTGGTAATTAACCGTGAAGAAAACATGATTGAGATTAAAAACGATGGAAATGGTATTCCAATTCAAATCCATGATAAGGAAGGTATATACATTCCTGAGTTAATTTTTGGTTACCTACTGACTTCTTCCAActatgatgatgatgagaaAAAGGTTACAGGTGGTAGAAACGGTTACGGTGCAAAATTATGCAATATATTCTCAACTGAATTTCATCTAGAAACAGCTGATCCAAAGACAGGACAGAAGTACTATCAAAAGTGGGAAAATAATATGAGCGTTTGTTATCCTCCAAAGATCACCTCTTACAAGAAGGGACCTTCATATACTAAGGTTTCTTTTAAACCAGACCTAAAGCGATTTGGAATGGATGTCCTAGATAATGATATAATTGGTGTCATGCGAAGACGGGTGTACGATATCAATGCGTCTGTACGTGGTGTCAATGTCTACCTAAATGGTGTTAACCTAAAGATTAAAAGCTTCAAAAACTATATTGAACTTTATATGAGATCACtagtgaagaagaaattaCTGCAGGAGGGCGCAACACCAGAAGAGCTTACTGAAAAAGCAAACATATCTTCTATTGTGTATGAAAGGGTTAATGATCGTTGGGAGGTAGGTTTTGCTGTGTCTGAAGTGTCTTTTCAGCAGGTGTCGTTTGTTAACTCTATTGCAACTACTTTGGGAGGTACACATGTCAATTATGTTACTGATCAAATTGTAAAGAAGGTGGCAGAATCGCTTTCAAAGGAGAAGAAAAACATTAAGCCGTTCCAAATCAAAAACAACATGTTCATATTTATCAACTGCTTAATTGAGAATCCAGCCTTCACATCTCAAACAAAAGAACAGCTGACTACAAGGATTAAGGACTTTGGATCTAAATGTGAAATCAGTAGCGATTTTGTAAAGAAGATTATGAAAACAGAGCTAGCTACCAAGATTTTTGAAATTGTTAACGCCAATGCCGCGAAAGTACTTAAGAAAACGGATGGTTCGAGGAAAAACAGGATAACGGACTACCCCAAGTTAGAAGACGCAAATAAGGCAGGAACTAAAGACGGCTACAAATGTACATTAGTTTTGACTGAAGGTGACTCTGCTTTGTCGTTAGCTGTGGCTGGGTTGGCTGTTGTTGGTAGGGACTATTACGGTTGTTATCCTTTAAGAGGTAAAATTTTAAACGTGAGAGACGCAACCATAGACCAGGTCAGTaaaaacaaagaaatccaggctattaaaaaaattatGGGCCTTCAGCATCATAAAAAATACAAGGAAGAAGACATTAAACATTTGAGATATGGGCATGTCATGATCATGACCGACCAAGATCATGATGGGTCTCACATCAAGGGTTTATTAATTAATTTCTTTGAAAGTACTTTCCCTGGGTTGCTTGATATACCGGGTTTCTTGATTGAATTTATCACTCCAATTATGAAAGTTACCATTTTGAAGCCAAGAAGACAGGTATTGCCATTCTACAACATTCCAGATTATGATAAATGGAGAGAAGAAGAGTCTTACAAGTATACTTGGAAGACTAAATATTATAAGGGGTTGGGAACTTCAACTCAGCAGGAGGCTCGGGAGTACTTCTCAGCATTAGATGTCCATATTAAAAAATTCCATGCTTTAGACGAAGGGGATAGTAGTTTGATTGATTTAGCGTTCAATAAAAGAAAGGCCGATGATAGGAAAGAATGGCTAAAACAGTACCAGCCCGGCACCGTTTTAGATCCCTACTTAACTGAAATTCCAATTTCGGACTTTATTAAcaaagaattgatcttATTTTCCCTAGCGGACAATATAAGATCAATTCCACATTTGCTTGATGGGTTTAAACCCTCTCAAAGAAAAGTTATCTATGGGTCCTTAAAAAAGAACTTGATCAACTCTGAAATTAAAGTACAAGGTCTTGCCTCTTATGTGACCGGGCTTACTGCATACCACCACAGTGAACAATCCTTAGTGCAAACTATTGTTAGTTTGGCACAAGACTTCGTCGGTGCCAATAATATCTATTTACTAATGCCTAACGGTGCGTTTGGTACCAGAGCTGCTGGTGGTAAAGATTGCGCTGCTCCAAGATATATCTTCACTCAGTTGAATAAACTAACAAAACATATTTTCAATCCTCTAGATAACAAATTATTAACATACATTGACGATGATGGTCAAACTGTTGAACCTCAGTGGTATGTACCAATTTTGCCTATGGTATTAGTTAATGGTGCGGAGGGTATTGGTACTGGTTGGAGTACTTCAATTCCACCCTTCAACCCACTAGACATCGTCAAAAACCTGAGAAACTTAATGAATGACAAAGAAGTAGAAGATATGGCTCCTTGGTTTAGGGGCTGGAAGGGCTCACTGGAAAAAATTGACGCCCAGAGGTACAGAATATATGGTAGGATAGAACAAGTTGGAGAAAATACTCTTGAAATCACAGAACTACCAGCCAGAACGTGGACGGGTACGATTAAGGAACATCTATTGCTGGGCCTTAGCGGTAATGAAAAGGTAAAACCCTGGATTAAGGATATGCAGGAGCAACACGGCGCCTCAATAAAGTTTGTCGTCACATTGTCCCCAGAAGAAATGGAGAAGACTCGAAAGATTGGGTTTTACGAACGATTTAAGCTTGTCAGCACCATTAATCTGAGTAACATGGTTCTATTTGATGCCCAGAGCAAGATTAAGCAATACACGGATGTCAAGGACATCCTAATTGACTTCTATTTTGTCCGACTAGAGTACTACCAGAAGAGAAAAGACTACATTGTCCAGCAATTAAGATGGGAAATGGAAAAACTTTCTTTCCAAGTCAAATTCATTAAAATGATCATCGATGGTGATTTAGTGATCAGCAAGAAAGCTCGAAATGTTTTAATGGAGGAGTTAGAACAGCTTGGCTTTCCTAGGTTCGATTCAAAGGGTTGCCCTCATTATGAGAAGCTGGCTAGTGAGCAGGGTGCAGTGGATTCAGATAATGAAATTCAAGTGCCCGAAGTCGTAGAAGAAGAACTGGAAGAAGACCCCGATGTCGTTATAGGGTCAAAAGATAAATTTGGTACCTTCGAATACTTGCTAAGTATGCGAATCTGGTCGCTAACGAAGGAAAAATACGAAAAGTTGATACAGGAGAAACAAGCAAAGGAGACAGAACTAGAAAAACTGCTGAATATGTCTGCAAAGGACCTGTGGAACGATGATTTAGACCAATTCATGAAGGAATACGATGAATTTATCAAATATGATACAGAGGTGCGTGAAACTATCACACCTGACGCAAGCAATAAAGCCAGAGGCAAAAAGCGCAAAAAGGGCGACGATGACGAATACGACCCCAAAACCAAGAAGAAACCTGCCAAGGGCACCAAGAAAATAAAAACTGAACCTGCAGTTGAAAGAATCCTGATTGAGCCATCAGTAGTTGTTCCTTCAAAGAAACCGGCAAGAATAAAGAGCGAGACTTCATCTAGGTCTGCCTCAGCAGAAGATACCACCCCTGCCCCAATCCTTAAAAAGGAACAGTCGGCCAGCGCACCAGAGGAACCTACCACAGTTTTTGACGAGACCACATCCGATTCCAATGACGCCCTAAGCATCATCTCCAAGTTTAAGAAGGCTTCCGCAAACTTTGACAACGCAACCGAAAGCGCAGCAGCAGCCGCAAACCCCACAAACCCACCTAAATCCACtgataaaaaattaaagaCATCCGCAGCAAACTCTAAAAAGAAAGCAAAACCAAGGAAAAAACCGGTCCTTGACGACAGCGATCTAGACCTTGAAATAGATATGGAACCCATCCTTACAAAGGGTACTAGAGCCACCCGAAATAAATCAACAAAACCATCATATACTGTAGATCTATCGGATGACAGTTTTACAGAAGAAGGAAACGTAAGCGACAGTGAAAACGACCAAGAGGACCCGTTGTCAGAGCAAGATTCTGACGCTTCATTTGTGGAGGAAGAATCAGAGTAG